Proteins from a single region of Chryseobacterium scophthalmum:
- a CDS encoding peptidoglycan DD-metalloendopeptidase family protein — MSKKGVSKISGNSSPKVGEAVTYTVTDWYPSTPQNQRNPANVIWELFKKRPNGRFTSTNIKKTGVGNFTFGEVAQKHTYRLEAYLFEPEGRGASTIEINPQPAAVPKIEKVELQYVDDSPGTVFSFTEKMRARAQCVNLNGKKLKFTLWEDDATGEGHDAKNLLIETKEATVDRSGVATAEFMLTRALMQKAMQGETDPKQLEFYVTVEYFSHKRHATDNVNVNNPLHTPAPIPQPRPQQPTSNPTPPPQSTPETQSNNTQPRAENSPAAEKPASQMEERGVAGQNPNPSEGELHDYQEAQGTIEAEQPSTPQANEGKTVSIVQDSSVEELLDAYFAKKEYTKQTGEAAGTLEYKFGSNGNKTATDAEKEKIAKIILGKPAVKALADKKEYTTLEAIKQALSKEVYNKDEKVSFQTFKLGAELKKITSAPLDTKLYLVAKTAGSGLSDKQATIIIKEKDGLIKGSAGAVLPILEISEEQMDQATPTTGEVPGTEKSEFTGKIENGMVKIPVHLRPKSDDELKQWKEKVSRGKEDGEYTYKFGGENKVTDENSKKRVAETILKNSKNGNTNNEKIADGKTAYIEDIEKALEIKTYQKDQTIKFKLYKKEKELLYLQAKAQGEKQHDKEFLKADGAYFEVATKCPRCGVLTIEELTQVFPSAAEDRKTQLMDAFNGANSKFGLNTCRQKAQFFAQVLQEVGESINVRNGEGLDYPAEELPRHFANFSTTGRLNGAPNNLAYQYGRSAQNNYRSNPEMIANIAYANRGGNGNVASGDGWKYRGRGIIQITFKNKYNRINTRIDNDYPEFGIDIDANNINNLNEGTVASMAYWEDYGCQTEADKGVERPNFDAIVDIVNPSTPSREDRWQNLQRMITIFKVKECSGSEEDSTWHQPLDTMVLRGWYSETQWSPGKSDFHGRTGGKHDGLDLYAPVGTPIYASIDGTITYQEDPTGYGHRIFLEGNYKGQKYFLMYCHLSEYVTGEVKAGDPIGKTGQTGNANGQAAKMAHLHFEVRKAKMSKPSFSPLTEIPELGRAVNINPDQTTQTGT, encoded by the coding sequence ATGTCTAAAAAAGGAGTTTCAAAAATATCCGGAAATTCTTCACCAAAAGTGGGGGAAGCCGTTACGTATACTGTTACAGATTGGTATCCTTCCACTCCTCAAAACCAAAGGAATCCGGCAAATGTTATTTGGGAATTATTTAAAAAAAGACCCAACGGAAGATTTACATCCACCAACATCAAAAAAACGGGTGTTGGGAATTTTACTTTCGGAGAGGTTGCACAAAAGCATACCTATCGTTTAGAAGCCTATCTTTTTGAACCTGAAGGAAGAGGTGCGTCAACAATTGAAATCAATCCTCAACCTGCAGCCGTTCCAAAAATTGAAAAAGTAGAACTTCAGTATGTAGACGATTCACCGGGAACGGTGTTCAGTTTTACAGAGAAAATGAGAGCTCGCGCGCAATGTGTGAATTTGAATGGTAAAAAATTAAAGTTTACTCTTTGGGAAGATGATGCCACAGGCGAAGGACACGATGCAAAAAACCTTTTAATTGAAACTAAAGAAGCCACTGTAGACAGAAGTGGTGTTGCTACAGCTGAATTTATGCTCACCCGAGCTTTGATGCAAAAGGCAATGCAGGGAGAAACAGATCCCAAACAACTTGAGTTTTATGTTACGGTCGAATATTTTTCACACAAAAGACACGCAACAGATAATGTCAATGTGAACAATCCTTTGCATACACCTGCGCCAATTCCTCAACCAAGACCACAACAACCGACAAGTAATCCTACTCCTCCGCCTCAATCAACACCTGAAACTCAATCAAATAATACGCAACCCAGAGCCGAAAATTCTCCTGCAGCAGAAAAACCGGCATCACAGATGGAAGAAAGGGGAGTTGCTGGTCAGAATCCAAACCCATCTGAAGGAGAATTGCACGATTATCAGGAGGCTCAAGGAACAATTGAGGCTGAACAACCATCAACTCCTCAAGCTAATGAAGGGAAAACAGTAAGTATTGTACAAGATTCTTCGGTGGAAGAATTATTGGATGCTTATTTTGCTAAAAAAGAATACACTAAACAAACTGGTGAAGCTGCCGGAACTTTAGAATATAAGTTTGGAAGCAACGGAAATAAAACGGCTACTGATGCAGAAAAAGAAAAAATTGCAAAAATTATTTTAGGAAAGCCTGCTGTAAAAGCATTGGCAGACAAGAAAGAATACACAACTCTGGAAGCCATTAAACAGGCTCTCTCCAAAGAGGTTTATAATAAAGATGAAAAAGTAAGTTTCCAAACCTTTAAACTGGGAGCCGAATTAAAGAAAATTACCTCTGCGCCTTTAGACACAAAATTATATTTGGTGGCAAAAACTGCTGGTTCAGGTCTAAGTGACAAACAGGCTACGATTATTATTAAAGAAAAAGATGGATTAATTAAAGGTTCTGCAGGAGCTGTTCTACCCATCTTAGAAATTAGTGAAGAACAAATGGATCAGGCTACTCCGACCACAGGAGAAGTTCCGGGAACTGAAAAAAGTGAGTTCACAGGGAAAATAGAAAACGGAATGGTAAAAATTCCTGTTCATCTGAGACCGAAATCGGATGATGAACTGAAACAATGGAAGGAAAAGGTTTCCAGAGGAAAAGAAGATGGGGAATACACTTACAAATTTGGAGGTGAAAATAAAGTCACCGATGAAAATTCTAAAAAAAGAGTTGCAGAAACCATTTTGAAAAACTCAAAAAATGGAAATACGAACAATGAAAAAATAGCTGATGGTAAAACTGCTTACATTGAGGATATTGAAAAAGCTCTTGAAATAAAAACATATCAAAAAGACCAAACAATTAAATTTAAGCTTTATAAAAAAGAGAAAGAACTTCTTTATCTTCAAGCTAAAGCTCAAGGCGAAAAACAACACGATAAAGAATTTTTGAAAGCGGATGGGGCTTATTTTGAGGTAGCTACAAAATGTCCAAGATGTGGAGTGCTAACAATAGAGGAATTAACTCAGGTATTTCCATCTGCCGCTGAAGATAGAAAGACCCAATTGATGGATGCTTTTAACGGAGCTAATTCTAAATTTGGACTTAATACTTGTAGACAAAAAGCTCAATTTTTTGCTCAGGTTTTACAGGAAGTTGGTGAATCTATAAACGTACGAAATGGTGAAGGTTTAGATTATCCTGCTGAAGAACTTCCAAGACATTTCGCAAATTTCAGTACTACAGGAAGATTAAATGGTGCACCAAATAATCTTGCATATCAATATGGTAGAAGTGCACAGAATAATTACAGATCAAATCCTGAAATGATTGCAAATATTGCATACGCGAATAGAGGAGGTAACGGAAATGTTGCAAGTGGTGACGGCTGGAAGTACAGAGGCCGTGGAATCATTCAAATCACATTTAAAAATAAATACAACAGAATAAATACCAGAATAGATAACGATTACCCAGAATTCGGAATTGATATCGATGCAAATAATATTAATAATCTTAATGAAGGAACAGTTGCTAGTATGGCATATTGGGAGGATTATGGTTGTCAGACCGAAGCAGATAAAGGTGTAGAAAGACCTAATTTTGATGCAATTGTAGATATAGTTAATCCAAGTACGCCTTCTCGTGAAGATAGGTGGCAAAATTTACAAAGAATGATAACTATTTTTAAAGTTAAAGAATGCAGTGGTAGTGAAGAAGATTCTACATGGCATCAACCTTTAGACACGATGGTCTTAAGAGGTTGGTATTCAGAGACACAATGGTCTCCAGGTAAAAGTGATTTCCATGGTAGAACCGGAGGAAAGCATGATGGATTAGATCTTTATGCCCCTGTTGGTACACCTATCTACGCTTCTATTGACGGAACAATCACATATCAGGAAGATCCTACCGGATATGGACATCGAATCTTTTTAGAAGGTAATTATAAAGGTCAAAAATATTTTCTAATGTATTGTCACCTTTCAGAATATGTCACGGGTGAGGTGAAAGCTGGTGATCCTATTGGTAAAACCGGGCAGACAGGAAATGCTAATGGTCAGGCTGCAAAAATGGCTCACTTACATTTTGAAGTCAGAAAAGCAAAAATGTCTAAACCTTCATTTAGTCCGCTTACAGAAATTCCCGAATTAGGAAGGGCTGTAAATATTAATCCAGATCAAACAACTCAAACAGGAACTTAA
- a CDS encoding DUF4280 domain-containing protein encodes MSTQSSSHDGKHFVVQKGTCQCNQGDQFPKHIVNAHNKHFWNDSAGNSDYLAVTEDDLQFNPPGPSFGKCKLKPSSGGYLPCAYAPAGKWQKTYEKVLVMGKKCVTEVSELQCATGGKITIKDHGQRGEMSKKNVKNADAKVIRHANPLVDVNDFKETAMESEIDAY; translated from the coding sequence ATGTCTACTCAATCATCATCTCATGATGGTAAACACTTCGTCGTTCAAAAAGGAACTTGCCAGTGTAACCAGGGAGATCAGTTTCCTAAGCATATCGTTAATGCTCACAACAAACATTTCTGGAATGATTCTGCCGGAAATTCAGATTATTTAGCTGTTACAGAAGATGATTTGCAATTCAATCCACCAGGTCCGAGTTTTGGAAAATGTAAATTAAAACCCAGTTCGGGAGGATATCTTCCCTGCGCTTATGCTCCTGCCGGAAAATGGCAGAAAACTTACGAAAAAGTTTTGGTGATGGGTAAAAAGTGTGTGACAGAAGTTTCGGAACTTCAATGTGCAACGGGTGGAAAAATTACGATCAAAGATCACGGACAGCGTGGTGAGATGAGTAAAAAGAATGTAAAAAATGCTGATGCAAAAGTAATCAGACATGCAAATCCTCTTGTGGATGTGAATGACTTTAAAGAAACAGCAATGGAAAGCGAAATCGACGCTTATTAA
- the tssR gene encoding type VI secretion system protein TssR domain-containing protein: protein MKNKFPLAAYYIGLSVLLTSCQVKLPSKKTPEPQQYGQIDNAPVINGFPKKSAPWIVISDRSRNTAYLDKNDEKSYKEVKFLEPLMVLKHRDGMVKVAEYIPDALMKKISSKSIKTYGWIPESDLLLWSNSLKSEKTGYPVRVAVVPNNPDVIKSAERYYKNDSIMVFNSPSLIEAANVKIPNGQMVYVYKQAENNKRFLVGKKPRIDMDSISTGLYGWVSSNVVSAWGERSAVKMKNTTGIKESTLGIHEGSPGAQDKENRTAVLLTDVNQRPPLENIFPVTLALNEEAKPDLKTKYFTNVLDYSKNFVKNVLGEPIIFDRYKEIIDKNKKINIVFVLDISEANRPYIPIVSSLLQDLQLKFEKPSYFNSVKYGVVLYKNNSCGENVIPSPLSKDYNKVMSFIEDKMNEMNCPSSVGNQPVNEGLIAAGNLLSGVPDEANIVVTIGTSANRSGNMYGVIGSLTQAQARLIMFQTNARSSDTYNDFVLISENIVTNTAKNVAELKKQKIINQSDVLNKNNFSLIESDAGFFSLDFPKQSMAQGFVIFPKKGDITAPGLLVKSVDSLIAQVTYDNEMIDKSLNERFHSSVGAGKTEVDFKYKYLYPGLTNPVPSGIAAQLINYGNPFLAKGYIPKELMDYKQNMEKGILVSESEYDQLKAFYKEVYENTGAARTDFKQGRAIREYVKLLKKYNPTLKFLDKGELYKKPMSYAVGVSTGFDNSDEEKMSKYMLAGWKKSNIITNEEARTYFKYYKDLADRMLTYRNNPAVKIKQNGQEFYWLNEYFMPTMLPVEEPEYTQH, encoded by the coding sequence ATGAAAAATAAATTTCCTCTAGCGGCTTATTATATCGGGCTTTCAGTTTTGCTGACGAGTTGTCAGGTAAAATTGCCATCAAAAAAAACTCCTGAACCACAACAATATGGGCAAATTGATAATGCTCCGGTAATTAATGGTTTTCCAAAAAAATCAGCTCCCTGGATCGTTATTTCAGACCGATCAAGAAATACAGCTTATCTCGATAAAAATGATGAAAAATCATATAAAGAAGTGAAATTTTTAGAGCCTTTAATGGTTTTAAAACACAGAGACGGAATGGTAAAAGTAGCAGAATATATTCCTGATGCTTTGATGAAAAAGATCTCGTCGAAATCAATAAAAACCTACGGCTGGATCCCCGAATCTGATCTTTTGCTTTGGAGTAATTCTTTGAAAAGCGAAAAAACAGGTTATCCGGTAAGAGTTGCGGTAGTTCCCAATAATCCTGATGTTATTAAAAGTGCAGAGAGGTATTATAAGAACGATTCGATCATGGTTTTTAATTCGCCAAGCCTTATTGAAGCTGCAAATGTAAAAATCCCGAATGGTCAAATGGTCTACGTTTACAAACAGGCAGAAAATAACAAACGTTTTCTGGTTGGGAAAAAACCAAGAATCGATATGGACAGTATCAGTACAGGTTTGTATGGTTGGGTGAGTTCTAATGTTGTTTCAGCTTGGGGTGAACGTTCTGCTGTAAAAATGAAAAACACAACAGGTATTAAAGAAAGTACTTTAGGAATTCATGAAGGTTCTCCAGGAGCTCAGGATAAGGAAAACCGTACTGCTGTTTTGTTGACGGATGTTAATCAAAGACCGCCTCTTGAAAATATTTTCCCTGTAACATTGGCTTTAAATGAAGAAGCAAAACCTGATCTTAAAACTAAATATTTTACCAATGTTTTAGATTACAGTAAAAACTTTGTTAAGAACGTCTTGGGAGAGCCTATTATTTTTGACCGTTACAAAGAGATAATTGATAAAAACAAGAAAATAAATATTGTTTTTGTTCTGGATATAAGTGAAGCAAATAGACCTTACATTCCCATTGTAAGCTCGCTTTTACAGGATCTTCAGTTAAAATTTGAAAAACCTTCTTATTTTAATTCTGTAAAATACGGTGTGGTTCTTTATAAAAACAATTCTTGTGGAGAAAATGTAATTCCGTCGCCTTTAAGTAAAGATTACAACAAAGTAATGAGTTTTATTGAAGATAAAATGAATGAAATGAATTGTCCTAGTAGTGTTGGAAATCAGCCGGTAAATGAAGGTCTGATTGCAGCTGGAAATTTACTTTCTGGTGTTCCGGATGAAGCTAATATTGTAGTTACAATTGGTACTTCCGCCAATCGAAGCGGAAATATGTATGGCGTTATTGGTTCATTAACACAAGCTCAGGCACGGTTGATTATGTTCCAAACTAATGCTCGTTCTTCCGATACTTACAACGATTTTGTTTTGATATCAGAAAATATCGTGACCAATACGGCTAAAAATGTTGCCGAATTAAAAAAACAGAAAATTATTAATCAAAGTGACGTCTTAAACAAGAATAACTTTAGTTTAATAGAAAGTGATGCAGGCTTCTTTTCTTTAGATTTCCCTAAACAGAGTATGGCTCAAGGATTTGTAATTTTCCCTAAAAAAGGGGACATCACTGCACCGGGGCTTTTGGTAAAATCTGTAGATAGTCTCATTGCTCAGGTTACTTATGACAATGAAATGATAGATAAGTCATTAAATGAACGCTTCCATTCTTCGGTGGGTGCAGGGAAAACTGAGGTAGATTTTAAATATAAATATTTGTATCCGGGATTGACTAATCCGGTTCCTTCAGGAATTGCAGCGCAGTTGATCAACTATGGAAATCCGTTTTTAGCAAAAGGATATATTCCTAAAGAATTGATGGATTACAAACAGAATATGGAAAAAGGTATTCTTGTTTCTGAGAGTGAATATGATCAGTTGAAAGCTTTCTATAAAGAAGTTTATGAAAATACTGGGGCTGCAAGAACAGACTTTAAACAGGGAAGAGCAATTAGAGAATATGTTAAATTATTGAAAAAATATAATCCAACGCTGAAATTTTTAGACAAAGGAGAATTGTATAAGAAGCCGATGTCTTATGCAGTGGGAGTAAGTACAGGTTTTGATAATTCTGATGAAGAAAAAATGTCTAAATACATGCTTGCAGGCTGGAAAAAATCTAATATCATCACCAATGAAGAAGCAAGAACTTATTTTAAATATTACAAAGATCTTGCAGACAGAATGCTTACTTACAGGAATAATCCTGCGGTAAAAATTAAGCAGAACGGGCAGGAATTTTATTGGCTTAATGAATATTTTATGCCAACAATGCTTCCTGTAGAGGAACCGGAATATACTCAACATTAA
- a CDS encoding PKD domain-containing protein → MNYFQKNRKNIIIGVIATLLIAALVALWLQKKVIHSESDIEGVVFPSSLFTGDTLRFQDKTPFAKFKKWDFGDGQTSDKDKGIHFYSKPGYYNVTLIIDNKYSKSFPIMVSPRGIPKPKDSTAGVTKIDAQTQAMQYENIQFRALSDATQFTWRFGETGKIDAKDKLAIYAFQKPGDYTVTLYTEKDLEPVEHRIKILPAYNSMQDEEPTLDELYAKKDNDFKYHLQQIANGNSFNMHYNYLLKTYLCNNENAIVKVSDSKVNNFYLYCAGLQFDKNTVIQTVKLNFDDGMTCVTKVDINQSK, encoded by the coding sequence ATGAATTATTTTCAAAAGAACAGGAAAAACATCATTATTGGTGTAATTGCCACATTGCTTATTGCCGCACTCGTCGCATTGTGGCTGCAAAAAAAGGTCATTCATTCGGAGAGTGATATTGAAGGAGTAGTTTTCCCGTCTTCGCTTTTTACAGGAGATACTTTAAGATTTCAGGATAAAACACCGTTTGCAAAATTCAAAAAATGGGATTTTGGAGATGGGCAAACTTCAGACAAAGACAAAGGAATTCATTTTTACAGTAAGCCGGGTTATTACAACGTGACCTTGATTATTGATAATAAATATTCTAAATCTTTCCCGATTATGGTTTCCCCAAGAGGAATTCCAAAACCTAAAGACAGCACAGCCGGAGTAACGAAGATTGATGCCCAAACTCAGGCAATGCAGTATGAAAACATACAATTCCGTGCGCTTTCAGATGCTACACAGTTTACCTGGAGATTTGGAGAAACCGGAAAAATTGATGCTAAAGACAAACTGGCTATTTACGCGTTTCAAAAACCTGGAGATTATACGGTTACATTGTATACCGAAAAAGATTTGGAACCCGTTGAACATCGTATAAAAATCTTACCTGCGTACAATTCTATGCAGGATGAAGAGCCTACTTTAGACGAACTGTATGCGAAAAAAGATAATGATTTTAAATATCACTTGCAGCAGATTGCCAATGGTAACAGCTTCAATATGCATTACAATTATCTTTTGAAAACCTATTTGTGTAATAACGAGAATGCAATTGTAAAAGTTAGCGACAGCAAAGTCAATAATTTTTATCTGTATTGTGCAGGTCTTCAGTTTGATAAAAATACAGTGATACAAACTGTAAAATTGAATTTTGATGATGGTATGACTTGTGTAACCAAAGTTGACATCAACCAAAGCAAATAA
- the tssO gene encoding type VI secretion system TssO, translating into MQGQVTLSKKEKHYQFFYLILMLIVALFFLGVIFLKDFASPFSEADTNSLQILDQKVKFDQQQKIGLKLIDTASARVNRLSVEIQQPVERNDAEYAVQDLANTFQNVTVNDSRKMAFPQIGKFFKMNMVDKERIMKMNETTKTFEKQFEDCQLGYKEKSQTLRDRNNALNPR; encoded by the coding sequence ATGCAGGGACAAGTTACATTATCAAAAAAAGAAAAACATTATCAGTTTTTTTACCTCATATTAATGCTTATCGTGGCGCTTTTCTTTCTGGGAGTTATTTTTCTAAAAGATTTTGCATCACCGTTTTCTGAGGCAGATACCAATTCGTTACAGATTTTGGATCAGAAAGTAAAGTTTGATCAGCAGCAAAAAATTGGTTTAAAATTAATAGATACCGCTTCGGCGAGAGTTAACAGATTGTCTGTAGAAATTCAGCAACCTGTAGAAAGAAATGATGCTGAATATGCAGTGCAGGATTTAGCCAATACGTTTCAGAATGTCACTGTCAACGATTCCCGAAAAATGGCTTTTCCACAAATAGGAAAATTCTTTAAAATGAACATGGTAGACAAAGAAAGAATCATGAAAATGAATGAAACGACGAAAACATTCGAAAAACAGTTTGAAGACTGTCAATTAGGATACAAAGAGAAAAGCCAGACTCTGAGAGATCGGAATAATGCTTTAAACCCAAGATAA
- the tssO gene encoding type VI secretion system TssO, producing MSTSREKKLNKSDVRLGIWKFILSFVILSAISFTSVFFFFKSYDRQLAGVDEEVRAYRDLLAKDNLLRIHVDSIYARMELLDSDKAYNDNYLRTYILDNVREAQQLMAADSAHNLKHYAVLMQKIKPMLNLKSQILNVSFKQQIAIRNVQECQGKSNQINSKMKIDPTRNFTGRRR from the coding sequence ATGTCTACGAGTAGAGAAAAAAAATTAAACAAATCTGATGTAAGATTAGGTATATGGAAGTTTATACTTTCATTCGTTATATTATCTGCAATCTCATTTACCAGTGTATTCTTCTTTTTTAAGAGTTACGACAGGCAGCTTGCCGGTGTTGATGAAGAAGTACGTGCATACCGAGACCTTTTGGCTAAAGATAACCTTCTTCGTATTCATGTTGACAGTATTTACGCAAGAATGGAGCTGTTGGATTCTGACAAAGCTTATAACGATAACTATTTACGTACTTACATTCTCGACAACGTTCGCGAAGCTCAACAGCTTATGGCAGCCGACAGTGCTCATAATTTAAAACATTACGCAGTTTTAATGCAGAAAATTAAGCCAATGCTTAATCTTAAAAGCCAAATCCTCAATGTCTCTTTTAAACAACAGATTGCGATTCGTAATGTTCAGGAATGTCAGGGGAAATCTAATCAGATTAACAGCAAGATGAAAATAGATCCTACCAGAAATTTTACAGGACGAAGAAGATAA
- a CDS encoding response regulator transcription factor, with protein MSKLLTNTVRFSIADSDFYFKKIMIKTLLENPFNVLLNDCNNGHELINRIYRKQEDVFIIELFMPVLSGIEAIKFIRKNNSETPIITYSGTYQEDMAEILEKVPNIYYCQKNSNIIKDIIKGQITSQDFDYQAYSENWKQQPLAVQEYMNRQKKSQEELSSTEIQLMKFCYEGFSNKEIGEKLNLSTRTIDTYINRLTEKLGLKTKLHLIRFCVENGYYNSSM; from the coding sequence ATGAGTAAGTTACTGACCAATACGGTAAGATTTTCTATTGCGGACAGCGATTTTTATTTTAAAAAAATAATGATCAAAACGCTTCTGGAAAACCCATTTAATGTGCTGCTTAATGACTGCAACAACGGTCATGAGCTGATTAACCGAATCTACAGGAAACAGGAAGATGTCTTTATCATAGAGCTCTTTATGCCTGTTCTCAGCGGTATTGAAGCCATAAAATTTATCCGAAAAAACAATAGTGAAACACCGATTATCACCTATTCCGGAACGTATCAGGAAGACATGGCAGAGATTTTAGAGAAGGTTCCAAATATCTATTACTGCCAAAAAAACAGCAATATTATAAAAGACATTATCAAAGGACAAATTACCTCTCAAGATTTTGATTATCAAGCTTATTCCGAAAACTGGAAACAACAGCCTTTGGCGGTTCAGGAATATATGAACCGTCAGAAAAAAAGCCAGGAAGAACTTTCATCAACAGAAATTCAACTGATGAAATTTTGCTATGAAGGCTTCAGCAATAAAGAGATTGGCGAAAAGCTCAATCTGAGCACACGTACCATCGATACGTACATCAACAGACTTACAGAAAAGCTCGGTTTAAAAACCAAACTGCACCTCATTCGCTTCTGTGTAGAAAACGGATATTACAATTCCAGCATGTAA
- a CDS encoding HU family DNA-binding protein — protein sequence MTKAELVNTISNKLGTEKNETQKVVEAFMQEIRTSMYNGDNVYLRGFGSFIVKTRAAKTGRNISKNTAIEIPAHNIPAFKPSKSFVEKVKTKVAVK from the coding sequence ATGACAAAGGCAGAATTGGTAAACACCATCTCAAATAAATTGGGGACCGAAAAGAATGAAACACAGAAAGTTGTAGAAGCTTTTATGCAGGAGATCAGAACTTCTATGTACAATGGAGACAATGTTTACTTAAGAGGTTTTGGATCTTTCATCGTGAAAACAAGAGCAGCAAAAACGGGAAGAAACATCTCTAAGAACACTGCAATAGAAATTCCTGCACATAATATTCCTGCTTTCAAGCCATCAAAATCTTTTGTGGAGAAAGTGAAAACTAAGGTTGCAGTAAAATAA
- a CDS encoding Rne/Rng family ribonuclease codes for MKKELIVSHEDDLTKIALLEDGRLCELHEEEDKNDFVVGDLFIGKVKKLAPNLNAAFVNIGYDKDAFLHYQDLGPQYLTYRKFLKDSVSKKQTSSGLKNFEIQPEIDKNGTVDKIIAKDDIVLLQITKEPISTKGPRISTQISLTGRFLVLIPFDNKVSISKKISSSEEKVRLRTLIDSIKPEGFGVIIRTVAEGKKVADLHNDMNQLIQKWENTFKNIQKNKVPSKVLSEDDKASSILRDNFNQDFVNVFCDDEQMVDEMKNYLEVIAPERKNIVQFYDSHIPLLEYYNVEKQLKQSFGKHVNIPSSKGAYLVIEHTEALHVIDVNSGNNITTGNTANKEHALNVNKMAATEIARQLRLRDMGGIIVVDFIDMTNPDHRRDLYEHFKTEMSRDKARHKILPPSKFGLIQITRQRNRPEKQIDIKEENPNKDGEIVAPIVIVEKMGDTIRTIMQKEKGKLFLHVHPFVEAYLTKGLKSIQMKWFLKYKKWVTIIPRDSFKYLEYKIYNSNKEELSGYSN; via the coding sequence ATGAAGAAAGAACTAATAGTTTCGCATGAAGATGATCTTACAAAGATTGCTTTGCTGGAGGATGGAAGACTATGTGAACTTCATGAGGAAGAAGACAAAAATGATTTTGTAGTAGGAGATCTGTTTATAGGAAAAGTAAAAAAACTTGCACCCAATCTTAATGCCGCTTTTGTAAATATCGGCTATGATAAAGATGCATTCTTGCATTACCAGGATTTGGGACCGCAATACCTTACGTACCGAAAATTTTTAAAAGATTCGGTTTCTAAAAAACAGACTTCATCAGGTTTAAAGAATTTTGAAATTCAGCCTGAAATCGACAAAAACGGGACTGTAGATAAGATCATCGCCAAAGATGATATCGTTTTATTACAAATTACCAAGGAGCCTATCTCCACAAAAGGACCACGAATTTCTACCCAAATTTCTTTAACAGGACGTTTTTTGGTTTTGATACCTTTCGACAATAAAGTTTCAATCTCAAAAAAAATCAGCAGTTCTGAAGAAAAAGTAAGACTTCGCACCCTGATCGACAGTATAAAACCAGAAGGTTTTGGCGTCATCATCAGAACAGTAGCAGAAGGAAAGAAAGTAGCCGATCTCCATAATGATATGAATCAACTGATTCAGAAATGGGAGAATACTTTTAAGAATATTCAGAAAAACAAAGTACCTTCTAAAGTCTTGAGCGAAGATGATAAAGCATCGTCTATTTTGAGAGATAACTTTAACCAGGATTTTGTAAATGTCTTTTGCGATGACGAGCAAATGGTAGACGAAATGAAAAATTATCTGGAAGTAATAGCTCCGGAACGAAAAAATATCGTTCAGTTCTACGACTCCCACATTCCTCTTCTCGAATATTATAACGTTGAAAAGCAGCTAAAACAAAGCTTCGGAAAACACGTAAATATTCCAAGTTCAAAAGGCGCTTATCTGGTGATAGAACACACAGAAGCGTTGCACGTAATCGACGTCAATTCCGGAAATAATATTACCACCGGAAATACTGCCAATAAAGAACACGCATTGAATGTGAACAAAATGGCAGCCACAGAAATAGCAAGACAATTGCGTCTTCGCGATATGGGAGGCATCATCGTTGTAGATTTTATCGACATGACCAACCCCGATCATAGAAGAGATTTGTATGAGCATTTTAAAACAGAAATGAGCCGCGACAAGGCCCGTCACAAGATTTTACCTCCAAGTAAGTTTGGATTGATACAAATCACAAGACAAAGAAACCGTCCGGAAAAACAAATCGACATTAAAGAAGAAAATCCCAACAAAGACGGAGAAATAGTAGCTCCGATCGTAATTGTTGAGAAAATGGGAGACACCATCAGAACCATTATGCAGAAAGAAAAAGGAAAACTTTTCCTGCATGTACACCCTTTCGTAGAAGCTTACCTTACTAAAGGTCTTAAAAGCATCCAGATGAAATGGTTTTTGAAGTACAAAAAATGGGTCACCATTATTCCCAGGGATTCTTTTAAGTATTTAGAATACAAAATCTACAATTCTAATAAGGAAGAATTGAGCGGATATTCTAATTAA